In Bacillota bacterium, the following are encoded in one genomic region:
- the cbiG gene encoding cobalt-precorrin 5A hydrolase yields the protein MKTAVIALTRKGSELALKIGYALNTDVYIKNELINKCVLNGDMVLIHPFATDFGKLVKKIFPLYEGLVFIMACGIVVRSISPYLKSKMDDPAVVVVDEMGRFSISLLSGHMGGANKLAEKVSAVTGGIPVITTATDINNVIAFDVFARENGCTIENISCLKYISSELVDGGSVSLYTDCNLRGILPPNIVKYEAGQFCKMAVALSNRTDMPVVAEKVLILRPKNLILGIGCKKGKTREEIESAVVNFLQRNGKSILSVRRVASIGLKARETGIIDFCKDRGIEFVTYPAERIKPIEEKFKTSEFVRKVTGVGNIAESCAVLAGENARLVCSKTVYDGITLALAEEERSYTI from the coding sequence ATGAAAACTGCAGTAATTGCCCTTACGCGTAAGGGCTCAGAATTAGCTTTGAAAATAGGATATGCTCTTAATACGGATGTTTATATCAAGAATGAGCTTATTAATAAATGCGTACTGAACGGCGATATGGTGTTGATACACCCTTTTGCAACGGATTTTGGGAAGCTGGTAAAAAAGATTTTTCCATTGTATGAAGGGCTTGTATTTATTATGGCTTGCGGTATTGTAGTGAGAAGCATATCGCCTTATTTAAAAAGCAAGATGGATGATCCGGCGGTAGTAGTAGTGGATGAAATGGGACGTTTTTCCATAAGTCTTCTTTCGGGACATATGGGTGGAGCAAATAAGCTGGCAGAAAAAGTTTCCGCAGTTACCGGAGGGATTCCGGTTATTACTACGGCAACGGATATTAATAATGTTATTGCTTTTGATGTATTTGCCAGGGAGAATGGCTGCACCATAGAAAACATAAGTTGTTTGAAGTATATCAGCTCGGAATTGGTGGACGGAGGAAGCGTTAGCTTATACACCGATTGCAATTTGAGAGGTATTCTTCCTCCCAATATTGTGAAATATGAGGCAGGACAGTTCTGCAAGATGGCTGTTGCTCTGTCAAACAGGACGGATATGCCGGTTGTCGCTGAAAAGGTGCTTATACTTCGTCCAAAGAACTTGATTCTTGGCATAGGTTGTAAGAAAGGAAAAACCAGGGAAGAGATAGAGTCAGCTGTAGTGAATTTTTTGCAAAGGAATGGAAAAAGCATTTTGTCGGTACGAAGAGTTGCCTCTATTGGCCTGAAGGCTCGGGAGACAGGAATTATCGATTTCTGTAAGGATAGAGGCATTGAATTCGTAACTTACCCGGCAGAAAGAATAAAGCCGATAGAGGAGAAATTCAAGACATCCGAATTTGTAAGAAAAGTGACTGGTGTCGGAAATATAGCGGAATCCTGTGCTGTACTGGCAGGTGAAAATGCAAGGCTTGTATGTTCCAAAACAGTCTATGACGGAATTACACTTGCTTTGGCGGAGGAAGAGAGGAGTTATACCATATGA
- a CDS encoding sirohydrochlorin cobaltochelatase, with the protein MGKNAVLVVSFGTSYPDVLKSCIEGTEKLIYEALPDYEPRRAFTSEFIIRKLVKRDGIFINNPVEALERLKNEGFTHVVVQPLHILPGHEYHEVKDAVIEFEKSKAFKSISLGEPLLYNNEDYIQVVEALKTQLPENSEEKVTIFMGHGTSHFSNACYYCLQSFMDEAGLNAYIANVEGYPSLTGITRKVKENGMKRIVLMPFMLVAGDHARNDMAGGKDSWETILENEGFEVEIHMHGLGEKEAFRHIFVQKALKAVRAMQPE; encoded by the coding sequence ATGGGAAAAAATGCTGTTCTTGTCGTAAGCTTCGGGACCAGTTATCCCGATGTATTGAAAAGCTGCATAGAAGGTACTGAAAAACTGATTTATGAAGCTTTGCCGGACTATGAGCCTCGTAGGGCATTTACTTCGGAGTTCATTATCCGAAAGCTGGTAAAAAGAGATGGAATCTTTATAAATAATCCGGTTGAAGCCCTTGAAAGATTAAAGAATGAGGGATTTACCCATGTAGTTGTACAGCCTTTGCACATACTTCCCGGGCATGAGTACCACGAAGTAAAGGATGCTGTCATCGAATTTGAAAAGAGCAAAGCTTTTAAAAGTATATCACTGGGAGAACCGCTTCTTTATAATAATGAAGACTATATCCAGGTAGTGGAGGCTTTGAAAACGCAGCTTCCTGAGAATAGTGAGGAAAAAGTGACCATATTTATGGGACATGGGACAAGTCATTTCAGCAATGCCTGTTATTACTGCCTTCAGAGTTTCATGGATGAAGCAGGCTTGAACGCTTATATTGCCAATGTGGAAGGGTATCCCTCACTGACTGGTATAACGCGTAAGGTTAAAGAAAACGGCATGAAAAGAATCGTGCTTATGCCATTCATGCTGGTAGCTGGAGACCATGCGAGAAATGACATGGCCGGCGGAAAGGATTCATGGGAAACCATCCTTGAGAATGAGGGGTTCGAGGTGGAGATCCATATGCACGGACTTGGCGAAAAAGAGGCATTCCGGCATATTTTTGTGCAAAAGGCCCTGAAGGCTGTGAGGGCGATGCAGCCGGAATAG
- a CDS encoding ABC transporter substrate-binding protein, with protein sequence MKKFARYLLFIVAVSFLLSVFLSGCIAVKVDNKGKEGSTVESDKPNIDEQKPVEVDKPGPITQDRPKFIKNETETQITLVDPLDNEVTLDKKPQRVVILMNSILDLWYMAGGTAIARVSGTENVPPEAEGIEQVGNVGSPNIERIIALEPDLVIMTSTMAAHRELKDIFEQNRIKYLYVNYMVYDDFINYLDLFTRLTGREDIFKTEVAAIKDKVNNTIKKVSSQKKPKVLILFASSTSVKCELPSGLVGDMVNMLGADNIVKDSPVKEDTKVEFSMERIVERDPDIILITTMGDVEKAKARIKEDIESNQAWAALRAVKEDNVHYLPKDLYIYKPNARYPEAVENLAKILYPGVYEK encoded by the coding sequence ATGAAAAAATTTGCGAGGTACTTACTATTTATTGTAGCAGTGAGTTTTTTATTGTCTGTATTTTTATCGGGATGTATAGCAGTTAAGGTAGACAATAAAGGGAAAGAAGGTTCTACCGTAGAGTCGGATAAACCTAACATTGATGAACAAAAACCAGTTGAAGTTGATAAGCCGGGACCGATTACACAGGATAGGCCGAAGTTTATAAAAAATGAAACTGAAACTCAAATTACCTTAGTCGACCCGCTTGACAACGAAGTAACCCTGGACAAAAAGCCGCAGAGGGTTGTTATATTGATGAACTCTATTCTAGATTTGTGGTATATGGCGGGAGGGACTGCAATAGCAAGGGTTTCCGGCACGGAAAATGTACCGCCGGAGGCAGAAGGAATCGAACAAGTCGGCAATGTGGGAAGTCCTAATATTGAGAGAATTATAGCACTTGAACCCGACTTGGTTATTATGACCTCTACAATGGCAGCACACAGGGAACTGAAGGATATTTTTGAACAAAACCGAATAAAATACCTGTATGTAAACTATATGGTTTATGATGATTTTATAAACTACTTGGATCTTTTCACCAGGCTTACCGGCAGGGAGGATATTTTTAAAACAGAAGTTGCCGCAATAAAAGATAAAGTAAACAACACAATAAAGAAGGTTTCTTCGCAGAAGAAACCCAAAGTCCTGATATTATTTGCTTCTTCAACATCCGTTAAGTGCGAGCTTCCGTCGGGATTGGTGGGGGATATGGTCAATATGCTGGGTGCGGACAATATTGTCAAGGATTCTCCTGTCAAGGAGGATACAAAGGTCGAATTCAGCATGGAAAGAATTGTAGAAAGAGATCCTGACATCATCCTGATTACCACCATGGGAGACGTAGAAAAAGCAAAAGCCAGGATAAAGGAGGATATAGAATCAAACCAGGCCTGGGCGGCCTTAAGAGCTGTAAAGGAAGACAATGTACACTACCTGCCCAAGGATCTTTACATTTACAAGCCTAATGCAAGATATCCCGAGGCAGTTGAAAATCTTGCAAAAATATTGTATCCGGGAGTGTATGAGAAATAA
- the cbiD gene encoding cobalamin biosynthesis protein CbiD, whose protein sequence is MNEYVMIAGRKLKKGYTTGTCAAAAAKAAVTVLVTGKILEKISIDTPAGIRLEIPLADVLLEDGFAECSVVKDGGDDPDVTSGLKIFAKAELTMDEIVEIRAGEGIGTVTLPGLKVEVGKPAINPVPMQMIREAVAQVLPPGKGAIITLRVPGGEEVAKKTYNPKLGIIGGISIIGTKGIVEPMSEEAWKEALALELNVLRNKGFSSCVFTFGNYGEDFAVNELGIQKDRVMKISNFIGFMLDKAVDCRIESILVVGHLGKLVKVAGGIFHTHSRMADARMEILAAYAGLEGASTEVIRKIYACKTTGEAAFVIDTKGLGKVYERITENASRRCIDYTHGKVFVGTVLFNEENRLLYMDEKADKIIRELK, encoded by the coding sequence ATGAATGAGTATGTAATGATTGCAGGCAGGAAACTTAAGAAAGGTTATACAACAGGGACATGTGCGGCAGCAGCTGCAAAGGCCGCAGTAACAGTGCTTGTGACAGGCAAAATCCTTGAAAAAATCAGCATTGACACACCGGCAGGCATCAGGTTGGAGATTCCGTTAGCTGATGTGCTGCTGGAGGATGGTTTTGCCGAATGTTCGGTGGTAAAGGATGGAGGGGATGATCCGGATGTGACTTCCGGGCTTAAAATATTTGCAAAGGCTGAACTCACTATGGACGAAATCGTTGAGATAAGAGCCGGAGAGGGCATCGGGACGGTTACGCTTCCCGGGTTAAAGGTAGAGGTAGGCAAACCTGCTATTAACCCTGTTCCAATGCAGATGATACGTGAAGCTGTAGCGCAAGTACTTCCTCCTGGTAAAGGAGCTATCATAACGTTAAGGGTACCCGGAGGAGAAGAAGTGGCAAAAAAAACATACAACCCTAAGCTGGGGATTATAGGAGGTATCTCAATAATTGGAACAAAAGGAATTGTGGAGCCTATGTCGGAAGAGGCCTGGAAAGAAGCCCTGGCACTAGAGTTAAATGTGCTGAGGAACAAGGGTTTTAGTTCCTGTGTATTTACCTTTGGAAATTATGGCGAGGATTTTGCAGTCAATGAACTCGGAATACAAAAGGACAGGGTTATGAAGATAAGCAATTTCATTGGCTTCATGCTTGATAAAGCTGTAGACTGCCGTATTGAGAGTATTCTTGTGGTAGGCCACCTGGGAAAGCTTGTGAAGGTAGCTGGAGGTATATTCCACACCCACAGCAGGATGGCCGATGCCCGGATGGAGATACTTGCCGCATATGCGGGGCTTGAAGGGGCCTCAACCGAAGTGATACGTAAAATTTATGCTTGTAAAACCACTGGTGAAGCTGCATTCGTGATCGATACCAAAGGTTTAGGTAAAGTTTATGAAAGAATTACGGAAAATGCATCAAGGAGGTGTATTGACTATACCCATGGAAAGGTTTTTGTGGGAACTGTCCTGTTTAATGAAGAAAACAGGCTGCTGTATATGGATGAAAAAGCGGATAAAATCATCAGAGAGCTAAAATAA
- a CDS encoding iron ABC transporter permease → MKNAKEKLFYVEEGKKKIREKLVYRLTVLIVLFALCILSLVLSVSFGALRISAGEVVKAIFHPEESINRQIIRNIRLPRTLVAGLVGICLSLSGAILQGIMGNPLASPSIIGVSSGAGLAAVIILVLLPNYYHLVPPFAFFGALATTLLIYLLAWKNGINPLRLILSGIAVSAFLNAGINALMIFFPDRVHGVVSFMVGGLAAKTWKHFNILWPYTVAGLSIALILSQKLNILMLGDEVATSLGLKVERTRMCFIALASLLAASAVSIVGLLGFVGLIVPHMTRLIIGSDHRYLFPATALSGAMLLMACDTIARVAMDPLEIPVGIIMAALGAPFFLYLLRGGVRRNAKS, encoded by the coding sequence ATGAAAAACGCAAAAGAAAAGCTTTTTTACGTAGAGGAAGGAAAAAAGAAGATCAGGGAAAAACTTGTCTACAGGTTAACAGTCCTTATAGTTTTGTTTGCTCTTTGCATACTGTCTTTGGTTTTGAGTGTAAGTTTTGGTGCCTTGCGCATTTCTGCAGGAGAAGTTGTGAAAGCTATTTTCCATCCGGAGGAAAGCATTAACCGTCAAATTATCCGGAATATCCGCTTGCCCAGGACGCTTGTTGCTGGGCTGGTTGGAATCTGCCTTTCGCTTTCGGGAGCTATCCTACAGGGGATTATGGGGAATCCCTTGGCTTCCCCGAGCATTATTGGCGTATCCTCCGGAGCAGGGCTTGCCGCAGTGATTATCCTGGTACTGCTTCCAAACTACTACCACCTGGTGCCTCCGTTTGCATTTTTTGGAGCACTGGCTACGACATTGCTAATTTACCTTCTTGCTTGGAAGAACGGGATTAATCCCCTACGCCTTATACTTTCAGGTATAGCTGTTTCCGCCTTCTTAAATGCGGGGATCAATGCGTTGATGATTTTTTTCCCGGACCGTGTGCATGGAGTGGTATCGTTTATGGTGGGAGGATTAGCGGCAAAGACGTGGAAGCATTTCAATATTCTGTGGCCATATACTGTTGCGGGACTTAGCATTGCGCTTATCCTCTCACAGAAGCTGAATATACTGATGCTGGGTGATGAAGTGGCCACAAGCCTGGGACTGAAGGTGGAAAGGACAAGGATGTGCTTTATTGCTCTGGCATCTCTACTTGCCGCAAGCGCTGTAAGTATTGTAGGGCTTTTAGGCTTTGTCGGTTTGATTGTTCCTCACATGACACGGCTGATTATCGGCTCGGACCACCGCTATCTCTTTCCCGCAACTGCCTTGTCAGGGGCTATGTTATTAATGGCCTGCGATACTATTGCGCGTGTGGCTATGGACCCGCTCGAAATACCTGTAGGAATTATTATGGCAGCTTTAGGTGCGCCATTTTTCCTGTATCTCTTGAGAGGAGGTGTCAGGAGAAATGCTAAAAGCTGA
- a CDS encoding ABC transporter permease, whose amino-acid sequence MDMMPVLWEEWVFFKRRFGQITSSALIGPVLYMIAFGWGMGRGVQVAGQSYMAFIIPGIIALTTMNSSYNAIAVQLNIHRLYDKSFQEYIIAPVSIFGITLGKILAGALRGMYGGALILLVSLLFGNMIRISFWFVVMMFLNSLVFSALGFFAALVVQSHADMNRFGTFLLTPMTFLCGTFFSPDSMPAIVKHVIYILPLTHSSQGLRAISAGGNVSLVNVLVLVFYFIALFALGLRQCYRVEA is encoded by the coding sequence TTGGATATGATGCCTGTATTATGGGAGGAATGGGTGTTTTTTAAAAGAAGGTTTGGCCAGATTACATCGAGTGCACTAATCGGACCGGTATTGTATATGATTGCCTTCGGATGGGGCATGGGAAGGGGAGTGCAGGTTGCGGGACAGTCCTACATGGCGTTTATCATACCCGGCATTATTGCGCTTACCACCATGAACAGCAGTTACAATGCGATTGCCGTACAGCTGAACATACACAGGCTGTATGACAAGTCTTTCCAGGAGTACATCATCGCACCTGTAAGTATTTTCGGCATCACACTTGGTAAAATTCTTGCCGGAGCGCTGCGGGGCATGTATGGAGGGGCGCTCATACTTCTGGTTTCACTGTTGTTCGGAAATATGATCCGTATAAGCTTCTGGTTTGTTGTAATGATGTTTTTAAATTCACTGGTATTTTCGGCGCTTGGGTTTTTTGCCGCGCTGGTGGTGCAATCCCATGCTGATATGAATCGTTTTGGCACTTTTTTATTAACCCCGATGACTTTTTTATGCGGGACATTCTTCTCTCCCGACAGCATGCCTGCTATTGTGAAGCATGTTATATATATCTTGCCGTTGACGCACAGCAGCCAGGGTTTGAGGGCAATTTCCGCCGGAGGAAATGTAAGTTTGGTGAATGTTCTTGTGTTGGTGTTTTATTTTATAGCACTTTTTGCATTGGGATTGAGACAATGCTATAGGGTAGAGGCATGA
- the cobJ gene encoding precorrin-3B C(17)-methyltransferase produces the protein MKKIYVVGMGPGGMAEMTPRAIDALIKCDYIIGYYTYIDLIKKYFPQKQLISTGMGGEVERCKLALKKALEDYTIALVSSGDSGIYGMAGLMLEIANRENSSIPVEVIPGITAASAAAAVLGAPLMHDFAVISLSDYLTPWELIYRRIQSAAASDFVLCFYNPRSKSRTEYIAIARDELLKYRPASTPVGIVWNAGRQGEASVITTLEKMLEHDIDMFSTVIVGNSQTYVKNSKMITPRGYKLGGGVEESCNSDY, from the coding sequence ATGAAAAAGATTTATGTTGTGGGAATGGGGCCGGGCGGGATGGCTGAAATGACGCCCCGGGCCATAGATGCCTTAATAAAGTGTGACTATATCATCGGCTATTATACATATATCGACTTGATTAAAAAATACTTTCCACAAAAGCAGCTGATAAGCACCGGAATGGGCGGAGAGGTAGAGAGGTGCAAGCTGGCGCTTAAAAAAGCACTGGAAGATTATACTATAGCACTCGTAAGCAGTGGGGATAGCGGGATTTATGGGATGGCCGGATTGATGCTGGAAATTGCCAACCGGGAGAACAGTTCCATCCCGGTAGAGGTCATACCCGGTATTACGGCGGCAAGTGCAGCTGCTGCTGTTTTGGGTGCGCCGCTCATGCATGATTTTGCGGTTATTAGCTTAAGTGACTACCTGACACCGTGGGAGCTTATTTACAGGCGGATTCAAAGCGCTGCAGCTTCAGATTTTGTCCTTTGCTTTTATAATCCAAGAAGCAAAAGTAGAACGGAGTATATCGCCATTGCCAGGGATGAACTGCTGAAGTACAGGCCGGCCTCTACCCCGGTAGGAATTGTATGGAATGCAGGAAGACAGGGTGAAGCCTCAGTCATAACCACCCTTGAAAAAATGCTGGAGCATGATATAGATATGTTTTCGACGGTCATTGTAGGGAATTCACAAACCTATGTAAAAAATTCAAAAATGATAACTCCCAGGGGATATAAGCTTGGCGGAGGAGTAGAAGAGAGTTGTAATTCAGATTATTGA
- a CDS encoding ABC transporter ATP-binding protein, protein MLKAETLFIGYGNNLIIEGLGLEIKKGDMVTIIGINGSGKSTLLKTLSRNLRPLKGVVYLDGKCIFKQDTRAVARKLAMLPQSPRIPEDFTVRDLVSYGRQPYLGLTGRFKPKDFEIIDWAISATHIDCLQHRLVSTLSGGERQRAWLALALAQQPEVLLLDEPTTFLDIGCQFEVLELIKSLNAQLGITIVMVLHDINQAARYSRSIIALKDGRVYKTGRPEEIVTEKVLEEVFNVKVKVFSDPDNHCPYFIPVSGSHECASGLAAYKKK, encoded by the coding sequence ATGCTAAAAGCTGAAACACTTTTTATAGGATATGGAAATAATCTGATTATAGAGGGACTAGGACTGGAAATAAAAAAAGGCGATATGGTAACCATTATTGGTATTAATGGCTCGGGAAAGTCTACTCTCTTGAAAACTTTATCTAGGAACCTGCGTCCATTGAAGGGAGTAGTATATCTTGATGGTAAATGTATTTTTAAGCAGGATACGAGGGCAGTTGCGAGGAAATTGGCAATGCTCCCACAGTCTCCAAGGATCCCGGAAGATTTTACAGTCAGGGACCTCGTAAGTTATGGCAGGCAGCCATATCTTGGATTGACGGGCCGGTTTAAACCAAAGGATTTTGAAATTATCGATTGGGCTATTTCGGCAACCCACATCGACTGCCTGCAGCACCGTCTGGTATCCACGCTTTCAGGGGGGGAACGGCAAAGGGCCTGGCTTGCTCTTGCACTTGCCCAGCAACCCGAAGTCCTCCTATTGGACGAACCAACCACATTCCTTGATATAGGCTGTCAGTTCGAGGTACTGGAGCTTATTAAGAGTTTGAATGCTCAGTTGGGTATTACGATCGTCATGGTACTCCATGATATCAACCAGGCAGCAAGGTATTCCAGGAGCATTATTGCACTGAAGGACGGCCGTGTTTATAAAACGGGCAGGCCGGAGGAGATTGTAACCGAGAAGGTTCTGGAAGAGGTTTTTAATGTAAAGGTAAAAGTATTTAGTGACCCTGATAATCACTGCCCATATTTCATACCTGTGAGCGGTAGCCATGAATGTGCTTCAGGGCTGGCCGCATATAAAAAGAAATGA
- a CDS encoding ABC transporter ATP-binding protein produces MIELKGVVKKFGSTKAVDGVGLSIARGDFFGLLGPNGAGKTTTFRMLTTLLKPDEGRIIINGLDMNRDRREIKKTMGMVSQHFSLQGEMTAEENLELHGMLHKIDKRKRKQKIDELLEFSGLTEHRKKLVNNMSGGMKRRLMIIRALMHEPSILFMDEPTVGLDPSGRRSIWDLLKNLNHGGFTVLMTTHYIEEAEILCNTVALMDCGKIIAQGSPDELKQRVGAFVLEVFKDGKTQYGFFNSEEEALKEAREVGEGLTVRRSNLEDLFLKLTNHGVGG; encoded by the coding sequence GTGATTGAGCTTAAGGGTGTGGTGAAAAAATTCGGCAGTACTAAAGCAGTGGATGGAGTCGGTCTGTCCATTGCAAGAGGTGATTTCTTCGGACTCCTTGGTCCTAATGGTGCAGGAAAAACCACCACCTTCCGCATGCTGACCACGCTATTAAAGCCGGACGAAGGAAGAATTATAATCAATGGGCTTGACATGAACCGCGACCGCCGGGAAATCAAGAAAACCATGGGCATGGTTTCCCAGCATTTCAGCCTCCAAGGTGAGATGACTGCTGAAGAGAATCTCGAGCTGCATGGAATGCTGCATAAGATTGATAAGAGGAAGCGTAAGCAAAAAATTGATGAGCTGCTTGAATTCTCAGGCCTTACCGAGCATCGGAAAAAGCTTGTAAACAATATGTCCGGCGGGATGAAAAGAAGACTGATGATTATCCGTGCTTTAATGCATGAACCTTCCATATTGTTCATGGATGAGCCTACGGTGGGACTGGACCCCTCCGGCAGGAGAAGCATATGGGATTTGCTGAAAAACCTGAACCACGGGGGATTCACAGTATTGATGACCACCCATTATATCGAGGAAGCGGAGATACTGTGCAACACTGTTGCGCTTATGGATTGCGGAAAAATAATTGCACAGGGCTCGCCGGATGAACTAAAGCAAAGGGTTGGCGCCTTTGTCCTGGAGGTTTTTAAAGACGGCAAAACGCAGTACGGATTTTTCAACAGTGAGGAGGAAGCTTTAAAAGAGGCGCGGGAAGTAGGTGAAGGACTGACGGTCCGCAGAAGCAACCTTGAAGACCTGTTTTTGAAGCTTACCAATCACGGGGTGGGAGGATGA